The DNA window GCCGGCCAGGCGATGGTCGAGCGCGGCACGATCACCGTGACTACTGGTCGCGATGACGCCGAAAACGTTTGGATCCAGTTCCAGGACACCGGCGCCGGCATCGCCCCGGACCTGCTGCAACGCATTTTCGACCCGTTCTTCACCACCAAGCCTGTCGGCAGCGGCACCGGCTTAGGACTGTCGATTTCCTACGGCATCATCAACAAACATCACGGCCGAATCGACGTCGAAAGCACACCGGGGCAGGGTGCCAGCTTCAGGATTGTGTTGCCGGTGCGGCAGCCGCGCTGAATCGCCGGGATTGGTTATTCAAGATCAGGTATTCGGAAGAGCGGGCTTGGCGGGTGATTATCTTTGATGCGCTAGCTGACACGACGGTGCGGCGCTCTGCTTTTAGAGCGGCTAACAAAACGACTGCGCTCACCGCCAGGCGGGCGCGGCCGGTGCTCGGAATCGGCATGTACCACGCGTACACTCCGGTTCCTCCGCGTCGTCCGCACCCAACTGACGACTGCTGGCTACGTTTTGTTAGCCGCTCTTAAACAATTCCCAATCCCGAATCTCTACTCCCTGCCGTTGCGCAGCTCATCATGCGTGCGGAAGGCCTGGCGAATGTGTTCGCGCAGTTCGTCGTCGTTCCAGGGTTTTGTGAGGAATCGGTAGATCGCGCCGCGGTTGATCGCTTCGGTCACGGTGGCAAGGTCCGTGTAGCCGGAGAGCACCAGACGTACGGTGTCGGGGTAGAGCATCTTGACCCGGCCGAGGAACTCGGTGCCGCTCATGTCGGACATGCGCTGGTCGGACAGAATCACCTGCACGTCGTTGGTGGCGAGCAGGTCGAAGGCATCGCGCACGTTGCCTGCCGCCAGAATGCGGTAGCCGTCGCGACGGAACAGCCGCACGAGCGAGCGCAGTACGTTTTCTTCGTCGTCCAGCAGCAGCAAGGTGCGATCGGGGCGGCTTTCGGCGAACGATTCCGGGCGCAGATAGCGGCGCCGCAGCGCCATGCCGGCCGACTCGGCCGACATCGGTTCGCCGAACAGATAACCCTGGAAAATGTCGCAATCGTTGCGGCGCAAAAAGCCCAACTGCGCCTGCGATTCCACCCCGTTGGCGATCACGGTCATGCCAAGCTGGTGACCCATCGCGATGATCGCGCGGGCAATAGCCGCTTCGCGACTGCCCGCCGGCGCGCTCTTGATGAAGCTGCGATCGATCTTCAACCGATCGACCGGATAACGCACCAGCGCGCTGAGGCTGGAATCGCCGGTGCCGAAGTTGTCCAGGCTCAGGCTGATGCCTTCGTTGCGCAGGTTGGCCATCGTCTCGTGGACGAAGTTGACATTGTTGGTCAGCGCGCTTTCGTTGATCTCCAGCGTGACGAATTGCGCCGGCACGCCAGCGGTTTGCAATATTTCCATCACTTCGTTGAAGAAGCCGGGGCGCAGCAATTGCAGCGTTGAGACATTCATCGCAATGCTGAAATCGTCGAAGCCCTGGTCACGCCACAGCCGCGCCTGGCGGACCGCGTTCTGCAGTACCCATTCGCCGATCTGCACGATCACGCCAAGGCGCTCGGCGGTGCGCATGAAGCGTTCCGGCACCAACATGCCCAGGGTAGGCGACTGCCAACGCAGCAACGCTTCCATGCCGACGATGCGGCCGTCGCGCGCGCTCACCAATGGCTGATAACGCAGACGCAGTTCGCCATGTGGGATAGCATCGACGATCTGCCGCGCAATGATGCTTTCGCTATGCGTGTTGGTAGCCGAGTTACGCGTGTATAGCCGCACCGTATTGCCGCCTTCGCGCGCGGCCTGGTAACTGGCTTCTTCGGCGTAATCGAGAAGGATGGACAGCGAGGTCGAGTGTTCCGGACACAGACTGATGCCGACCTTGCCGGTCATGAACAAGGTGTAAGGCAGCACCGACAGCGGCAGTTCCAACTGCTGGCGGATCTGTTCTGCAAAATCTTCCGGTAGCGGCGTGTCCTCGCGACGCACCGCCACTACCACCATTTCATCGCTGCCATGGCGCCACAGCTTGCCGCGCGTGCCGAGAAATTCCTGCAACCGGCGCGCCGCCAAGGTGAGTGCCTGATCGCCGACCTCGCCACTCATGTTCTCGTTGATCGAGGCGAAGTGATCGATATCGACATGAAAGATCATCAGCGGCGGGCCACCGGAAGCGGCCGCGTCTACAAGGTGCAGTAATTCGGGATGACCTGCACCGAGGCGTGTCGGCTTGACGATTTCCAGTCCAGGCAGGATGACAGGGCTCCACATGACTCAACGTCCACCATCGTCATGGACGGACTCGCCGACCGCGTGATAGGGCAGGCACAACGTCACGCGCGTGCCTGCTCCGGGGGCCGATTCTATCGCGAGCGTCCCGCCGACGGTTTGCGCACGCTCACGCATCACGATCAGTCCAAGCCCGCGCGGGCCTTCCGGTTCGAAGCCATCGCCGTCATCGCTCACTTCCAGGTGGAAACTCTTGCTGTCGATCGATTGCAGACGCATGCGCACTTCACCCGCGCAGGCGTGCCGCAATGCATTGGTCAGGCTTTCCTGTGCAATACGGAAGCAGGCTTGCTCGATCTCGTTGCCTGGCCGTACATCGAGCGCTTGAATATCCAATTCCAGCCGCACCTGCGAGGCGCGGAACAGCATCGACGCCTGCCAGCGCAGCGCCGCTTCCAGGCCCAACGCATCGAGCTGCGGCGGACGCAACAGCATCGACAAGTTACGCAGTTTGGTCACCGTGCTATCGGCCAGCGACACCACTTCCAGCAGGTCCTCGCGACGCGCGTCCGGGTCCAGCTCATCCAATGCGGCATGCGCGGATAACTTCATCGCGGTGATCGCCTGGCCGATGTCGTCGTGCAGATCGCGCGAGATGGCGCGGCGCTCGTCTTCCTGCAACGAGAACAGCCGCTTGGCCATCGCCTGCAATTCGGCATTGCTCTCGGCCAACGCATCGCGCATGCGCTCGGGCTCGCTCAGGTCGCGTACCACCAGCAACTTGCAGCTGCGCCCGCCATAGCGGATATCGCCGGCCGACAGACCGGCATAGAAGGTGCTGCCGTCGCGACGGCGCATCGCCCGTGCGCTGGACACCGGCTCAGTGCGTTCGCTGCCAGCACGCAGATACTCGCGTACCACCGGCAGGTCGTTGTCGTCGACCAGTATCTGCAACGGTTCGCCCAGGATGGTCTCGCCCTGAAAGCCGAACTGCGCCGAGCCCGCCGCATTGGCATACATCACGTGTTCGTCGATCAGGATCAACACACCATCGGGCAGTACCCGCACCAGCTCACGAAATTGTTCTTCGCGTTCGCGCAGCAGGCACCGCGATTGCTCGCGCTCGCTCACGTCCTGCAAGGTGCCGTGGACATGGCGCGAGCCGCTGGGCGTGGTCACGCTTTCGGCACGCAGGTGCACGGTACGCGGCTGCGAATCGCCACCGGTCAGTGGCAACAGCACATCGATCTGCACCTCGCCGTTGCACATGTCCTCGATCATGCGTTCGATGCGCGCCTGGGTAGCAGTGTCGGAGGCGGTCAGCAGTTCTTCCAGGCGATGTTCGCGACGATGCATTGGCACACTACGCCCCAGCAACCGATATACCGCCGGCGAATAGCGGCCCAGACCGGTGGCGCGATCCAATTGCCACGACCCCAGCCGTGCGATGCCTTGCGCCTCTTCCAGACGCTCAAGTGCTTCATCGCGCAAATGCTGCGCTTGGCGTTCTTCGCTGCGGTCCACCGTGACCACCAGGCGAGCAGGGCCGCTGGCAAGATGCAGCTGATTGCTGCGGATTTCGACATGGCGCGGCCCGCTGCGGGTGAGCAGATCTTCATGCAGGGCGCAGGTGTCGTCGCTCTTGGCACGGATGTGCGCGATGATTTCCTCCAGCCGGGTGCCATCGGCATTGGGCCAGATCGCGTGCAGGGTCTGCTGCAGAAACGCATCGCGCTCCCAACCGAAAAATTCCAGCGCCGCCGGATTGGCATCGAGGATGCGCAGCGTGGCTAGGTCATAGATCAAGGCCGGGCTGGGCAGCGCCAGAAACTTGGCCTGCAACAGGGCCTCGGACTGCGCCAGCTGTGCGTGTTCGTCCACGATCGAGGTCGCAAAGCGCCGCAGCACCAGATGGATGACGATGCTCGAAACCACCAGGAAGCTCGCATCCGACCAGCGTTCGGGCATGGCGGCACCGGACGGGTTCAGCAGCCGGTTGCCGAGTAACAGCCAGACCATGCCGATCAGCAGATACAGGCCGGTCAACGTCCACAGGCCTTGCCGAAGGCGCTCGGCGAGGCGCAGGCGGGAAACCTGAGCGGACGAAAACGCGGGCGCTGCGACAGGATGATGCATGGGTCCGCGGACGACCTTGTGTGCTGGCGATGCA is part of the Xanthomonas fragariae genome and encodes:
- a CDS encoding EAL domain-containing protein, giving the protein MWSPVILPGLEIVKPTRLGAGHPELLHLVDAAASGGPPLMIFHVDIDHFASINENMSGEVGDQALTLAARRLQEFLGTRGKLWRHGSDEMVVVAVRREDTPLPEDFAEQIRQQLELPLSVLPYTLFMTGKVGISLCPEHSTSLSILLDYAEEASYQAAREGGNTVRLYTRNSATNTHSESIIARQIVDAIPHGELRLRYQPLVSARDGRIVGMEALLRWQSPTLGMLVPERFMRTAERLGVIVQIGEWVLQNAVRQARLWRDQGFDDFSIAMNVSTLQLLRPGFFNEVMEILQTAGVPAQFVTLEINESALTNNVNFVHETMANLRNEGISLSLDNFGTGDSSLSALVRYPVDRLKIDRSFIKSAPAGSREAAIARAIIAMGHQLGMTVIANGVESQAQLGFLRRNDCDIFQGYLFGEPMSAESAGMALRRRYLRPESFAESRPDRTLLLLDDEENVLRSLVRLFRRDGYRILAAGNVRDAFDLLATNDVQVILSDQRMSDMSGTEFLGRVKMLYPDTVRLVLSGYTDLATVTEAINRGAIYRFLTKPWNDDELREHIRQAFRTHDELRNGRE
- a CDS encoding PAS domain S-box protein, producing MAASPAHKVVRGPMHHPVAAPAFSSAQVSRLRLAERLRQGLWTLTGLYLLIGMVWLLLGNRLLNPSGAAMPERWSDASFLVVSSIVIHLVLRRFATSIVDEHAQLAQSEALLQAKFLALPSPALIYDLATLRILDANPAALEFFGWERDAFLQQTLHAIWPNADGTRLEEIIAHIRAKSDDTCALHEDLLTRSGPRHVEIRSNQLHLASGPARLVVTVDRSEERQAQHLRDEALERLEEAQGIARLGSWQLDRATGLGRYSPAVYRLLGRSVPMHRREHRLEELLTASDTATQARIERMIEDMCNGEVQIDVLLPLTGGDSQPRTVHLRAESVTTPSGSRHVHGTLQDVSEREQSRCLLREREEQFRELVRVLPDGVLILIDEHVMYANAAGSAQFGFQGETILGEPLQILVDDNDLPVVREYLRAGSERTEPVSSARAMRRRDGSTFYAGLSAGDIRYGGRSCKLLVVRDLSEPERMRDALAESNAELQAMAKRLFSLQEDERRAISRDLHDDIGQAITAMKLSAHAALDELDPDARREDLLEVVSLADSTVTKLRNLSMLLRPPQLDALGLEAALRWQASMLFRASQVRLELDIQALDVRPGNEIEQACFRIAQESLTNALRHACAGEVRMRLQSIDSKSFHLEVSDDGDGFEPEGPRGLGLIVMRERAQTVGGTLAIESAPGAGTRVTLCLPYHAVGESVHDDGGR